One Thermodesulfatator atlanticus DSM 21156 DNA window includes the following coding sequences:
- the pstA gene encoding phosphate ABC transporter permease PstA: MNNYPTREKWRKTKNQIILAVISVLAILPALPLFIILFQLIQKGISSLSIDFFLNLPAPPGEPGGGIKNAIVGTIIIVGIASLLGVPLSILAGIYLSEYGKESKLAHAVRMSADIFQGVPSIVIGIIAYAWVVKPMGKFSALAGSVALAIMMIPVVVRTTEEVLRLVPDILREASLALGVPYWRTVLKVVLPTGMVGVATGVLIAVARIAGETAPLLFTAFGNPFMTYDPLEPMNALPLLIFNYSMSPYEDWWQQAWGASIVLIFMVLSLNIVSRLLARRIAGEK, translated from the coding sequence ATGAATAACTATCCCACACGAGAAAAATGGCGTAAGACCAAAAATCAAATAATCTTGGCGGTAATTTCAGTCCTTGCTATTCTTCCTGCCCTTCCCCTTTTTATTATTCTTTTCCAATTGATACAAAAAGGTATTTCAAGCCTTAGTATAGATTTTTTCTTGAATCTTCCTGCCCCTCCGGGAGAACCTGGCGGCGGTATAAAAAATGCCATTGTGGGCACGATAATCATTGTGGGCATTGCTTCACTTTTGGGAGTGCCTCTTTCAATTCTCGCAGGCATTTATCTTTCTGAATACGGCAAAGAGTCCAAGCTCGCCCATGCGGTGCGCATGAGTGCTGATATTTTCCAAGGGGTCCCGTCCATTGTCATTGGCATTATTGCTTATGCCTGGGTTGTTAAGCCCATGGGCAAGTTTTCTGCTCTCGCAGGTTCGGTGGCCTTGGCCATCATGATGATTCCGGTAGTGGTGCGCACCACCGAAGAAGTTTTAAGGCTAGTTCCTGATATTTTGCGTGAAGCCTCTTTGGCTTTAGGGGTCCCCTACTGGCGAACGGTACTGAAAGTAGTCCTCCCTACCGGCATGGTGGGAGTGGCCACAGGTGTTTTGATTGCCGTTGCAAGAATAGCAGGGGAAACGGCCCCACTTCTTTTTACCGCCTTTGGCAATCCCTTCATGACTTATGATCCCCTTGAGCCTATGAACGCCTTGCCACTTCTTATTTTTAATTACTCCATGAGCCCTTATGAGGATTGGTGGCAACAGGCCTGGGGTGCCTCTATTGTGCTTATCTTTATGGTGTTAAGCTTAAATATCGTATCAAGACTCCTTGCCAGACGCATCGCGGGAGAGAAATAG
- the pstC gene encoding phosphate ABC transporter permease subunit PstC translates to MSEDKKLTSQAKFDELFRYLATGAGIVVILLIFASLITLLIQSWPAIKEFGLSFLWSTEWDPIAQKYGALPFIVGTLLTSLLALAIATPFAIAGAIFLGELAPKSIADPVSFIMELLAGIPSVIYGLWALFFLVPIVRSFEIKIGAPPYGMGIFTASLVLAIMILPYALSVARDVIKLCPRDLKEAAYGLGATRWETIKGVILPYAKSGIVAGIVLALGRALGETMAVTMVVGNRNVVPSSIWDLGNTMASVIANEFNEAQGIHLAVLVEIGFLLFLITVIVNLIARIFIIKTRV, encoded by the coding sequence ATGAGCGAAGATAAAAAACTTACTTCACAGGCCAAGTTTGATGAATTGTTTCGTTATCTGGCAACAGGTGCCGGGATTGTGGTTATTCTTTTAATTTTTGCTTCATTGATTACTTTGCTGATCCAATCCTGGCCCGCTATCAAAGAGTTCGGCTTAAGTTTTTTATGGAGCACCGAGTGGGATCCCATTGCCCAAAAATACGGCGCCCTGCCTTTCATTGTGGGAACACTCCTTACCTCTCTTTTGGCACTTGCTATAGCCACTCCCTTTGCCATTGCCGGGGCGATTTTCTTGGGAGAGCTTGCTCCGAAAAGCATAGCAGATCCGGTGTCTTTTATCATGGAGCTTTTGGCAGGTATCCCCTCGGTTATCTACGGTCTTTGGGCGCTTTTCTTTTTGGTGCCCATTGTGCGGTCGTTCGAGATCAAGATAGGTGCTCCCCCCTATGGCATGGGTATTTTTACGGCCTCTTTGGTGCTTGCTATTATGATTCTGCCATACGCCCTTTCTGTAGCCCGAGATGTTATCAAACTGTGTCCGCGAGATCTTAAAGAAGCAGCCTATGGCCTTGGGGCTACTCGCTGGGAAACCATAAAAGGTGTGATCCTCCCTTACGCTAAGTCAGGAATTGTAGCAGGAATCGTGCTTGCCCTGGGGCGTGCCCTTGGGGAAACCATGGCTGTCACTATGGTAGTTGGTAATCGCAATGTTGTCCCCTCGAGCATTTGGGACCTAGGGAATACCATGGCCAGTGTTATTGCAAACGAATTTAATGAAGCTCAGGGGATACATTTGGCAGTATTAGTTGAGATCGGCTTTTTGCTTTTTCTAATCACGGTCATAGTAAACCTGATAGCCCGAATCTTTATCATCAAAACCAGGGTATAA
- a CDS encoding DUF342 domain-containing protein, producing the protein MALQNDFPKEGLPVLGDDFRLFLSPDNLLVYLEPTLEKRDITPSEYETLIAILKEKGVVYGILKEPVWEGEKLILAKGRLPEDGKDARLKWLVNIEQIKKPFDEDAEQIDFREKKNFLCVHYGQEIAEKIPATEGLPGVNVFGQELPARSGKDITIKTNEHVGFDEKTNTFYAKQSGVLKVLPGRIEIHPELTIQGDVDWDVGNIRFYGEKLTITGDVKRGFSVLVEGNLEILGNVEDETKVQVYGDLLIEGLVIGEKTKIFCTGQARLGAVEYANLEIQKDLVITDYLLGTHTIVGGDLIVTEGIGAIIGGETYVKGKIIARILGSRAHVETNIKAGYDILLFKEMERVTEDLLNLEKEKIPLLEGLKKGLALLKTKKLSREQIKKLEALKKSLETLLEKEVPLKKKQEELRSKIKDLAKKAEISGTEQVFAGVKLSLGTKKLSINENQKGAKFLLKEGKIVAIDK; encoded by the coding sequence ATGGCATTACAAAATGATTTTCCAAAAGAAGGTTTACCCGTGTTGGGAGATGACTTCCGGCTTTTTTTAAGCCCGGATAATCTTCTTGTGTATCTTGAACCAACTTTAGAAAAACGAGACATCACTCCTTCTGAATATGAGACCCTCATAGCAATTTTAAAGGAAAAAGGGGTTGTTTACGGTATTTTAAAAGAACCAGTCTGGGAAGGTGAAAAATTAATCCTTGCCAAAGGTAGGCTACCTGAGGATGGAAAAGATGCTCGCCTTAAATGGCTGGTTAATATCGAACAAATCAAAAAGCCCTTTGACGAAGACGCTGAACAAATAGACTTTCGCGAAAAGAAAAATTTCTTGTGCGTGCATTATGGCCAGGAAATTGCCGAGAAAATCCCCGCCACCGAGGGACTTCCAGGAGTAAACGTATTTGGCCAAGAACTCCCCGCCCGCTCTGGCAAAGATATCACCATCAAAACTAATGAACACGTTGGTTTTGACGAAAAAACCAATACTTTTTATGCCAAACAAAGTGGTGTTTTAAAAGTTCTTCCAGGGCGCATTGAGATCCATCCTGAGCTCACTATCCAAGGGGATGTTGATTGGGATGTTGGAAATATACGCTTTTATGGCGAAAAATTAACCATTACCGGTGATGTAAAACGAGGCTTTTCCGTTTTAGTAGAAGGAAATCTAGAAATATTAGGCAATGTAGAAGACGAAACTAAAGTACAAGTCTATGGAGACCTTTTGATAGAAGGACTCGTCATAGGAGAAAAGACTAAAATTTTCTGCACAGGGCAGGCCCGTCTAGGCGCTGTTGAATACGCCAACTTAGAAATACAAAAAGATCTGGTTATCACCGATTATCTCCTGGGAACACACACGATAGTAGGTGGAGATCTCATAGTTACCGAAGGAATCGGAGCCATTATTGGTGGCGAAACTTATGTCAAAGGAAAAATTATCGCACGTATCCTAGGAAGCAGGGCTCACGTAGAAACAAACATAAAAGCCGGCTACGATATATTGCTCTTTAAAGAAATGGAACGCGTTACCGAAGATTTACTGAATCTTGAAAAAGAAAAAATTCCCTTACTAGAAGGACTAAAAAAGGGCCTGGCCTTATTAAAGACAAAAAAATTGTCCCGTGAACAAATCAAAAAATTAGAGGCCTTGAAGAAAAGCTTGGAAACACTTTTAGAAAAAGAAGTCCCTTTAAAGAAAAAACAAGAAGAATTACGCTCAAAAATTAAAGACCTTGCCAAAAAAGCCGAGATTTCAGGCACAGAACAGGTGTTTGCTGGAGTCAAACTCTCCCTAGGAACCAAAAAATTAAGTATTAACGAAAACCAAAAAGGCGCAAAATTTTTACTAAAAGAGGGAAAAATCGTTGCTATTGACAAGTAA
- the phoU gene encoding phosphate signaling complex protein PhoU encodes MNIHLQKDLQDLKRYLLEMCRLVSESVRTAVKAFENRDPELAKLVVKQDNKIDAIENEILVFCLKILALHHPLARDLRFITSAMSMIRDLERLGDQAVNIAERVENITQAGIFTCPVDLSDMAREALGMLDGALEAFVTQDPEKACAICLKDEKVDAYQKVLIDKIIDCMKANTNTISVGIDYIIIVNNLERVADLATNIAEEVVFLVEGRIVRHQEICESYITEVEPEETIDSIKKPPKERKDLFGYLEEHARLVIKCASMIPKALESFFAKDFDSCHKIYADLVQVEREADTVKKNIRGHLPHGIILPVDKFELFLYLKEQDAVADAAEDILKWLTFREATVPEDLSFQIMLLTKHNLETAELLIPLLEFSKAYLSSADNIAREKAKDVIRKIRAREHESDEIATTLKREIFNMEADALSVFHLLRITEFICQISGHAENAGDLMRAMLAKV; translated from the coding sequence ATGAATATCCACTTACAAAAAGACTTACAGGATCTTAAGAGATACCTGCTTGAAATGTGCCGCTTGGTATCTGAGTCCGTACGAACTGCTGTCAAAGCCTTTGAAAATCGCGACCCAGAGTTGGCTAAACTGGTTGTTAAGCAAGATAACAAAATCGACGCTATTGAGAATGAAATCCTGGTTTTCTGTTTAAAAATTCTCGCTTTACACCACCCTTTAGCACGTGATTTGCGTTTTATTACTTCGGCTATGAGTATGATTCGAGATTTAGAGCGTTTGGGAGATCAGGCAGTAAACATTGCTGAACGTGTTGAAAATATTACTCAAGCAGGGATATTCACCTGTCCGGTTGATTTGAGTGACATGGCCCGGGAGGCCTTGGGAATGCTAGATGGAGCTTTGGAAGCCTTTGTTACACAGGATCCTGAAAAGGCCTGTGCTATTTGTCTCAAAGACGAAAAAGTTGACGCGTATCAGAAAGTTTTGATTGACAAAATTATAGATTGTATGAAGGCAAATACCAATACCATAAGTGTTGGAATAGATTATATTATAATTGTAAACAATTTAGAAAGAGTAGCTGATTTAGCTACCAATATTGCGGAAGAAGTGGTCTTTCTAGTTGAGGGACGCATTGTTAGACATCAAGAAATTTGTGAATCGTATATTACAGAAGTTGAACCAGAAGAAACGATAGACAGTATAAAAAAACCGCCCAAAGAAAGGAAAGACTTGTTTGGTTATCTCGAAGAGCATGCAAGGCTAGTTATTAAATGCGCTTCTATGATTCCAAAGGCTCTAGAATCCTTTTTTGCTAAAGATTTTGATAGTTGTCACAAAATATATGCCGATCTTGTTCAAGTAGAACGAGAAGCTGATACCGTTAAGAAAAATATTAGAGGACACTTGCCTCATGGCATCATCCTTCCGGTGGATAAGTTTGAACTATTCCTGTACCTTAAAGAGCAAGATGCTGTTGCTGATGCTGCTGAAGATATTCTCAAATGGCTTACTTTTAGAGAGGCTACAGTTCCTGAAGATCTGTCTTTTCAAATTATGCTTTTAACCAAACACAATTTAGAGACTGCGGAGTTACTCATTCCTTTGCTTGAATTTTCTAAAGCCTATTTAAGCTCAGCGGATAATATTGCCCGGGAAAAGGCCAAAGATGTTATTCGGAAAATTCGTGCACGTGAGCATGAAAGCGATGAGATTGCCACTACTCTTAAACGAGAAATTTTTAATATGGAAGCTGACGCTTTGTCTGTTTTTCATCTCTTAAGGATTACCGAATTTATCTGTCAGATTTCTGGCCATGCAGAAAATGCCGGAGATCTTATGCGGGCAATGCTTGCTAAAGTTTAG
- a CDS encoding DUF362 domain-containing protein, producing the protein MSSPVYFTDFRVEKRKSLLDKLPKLLEPFDLPKKFRKGALVAIKLHFGEKGNIAFLRPQWAQKVVETLQKNAVKPFLTDTNTLYKGSRSDAVVHLETAIRHGFDFAAIGAPIVIADGLRGNSYEKLSLDLPVLKEFYIAKEIYHADGLIALTHFKGHELSGFGGAIKNLGMGCAARKGKLQQHSTIAPKINKKQCIGCGTCLEFCPVEAPEWVEGAKKKRMRINPEKCIGCGECIAVCPQGAIKVQWNEQGVSFMKKMAEYAYAALYNKKEKSIFITFVTDVSPACDCYHFNDYPIVRNIGILASEDPVAIDQAAVDLVNAEPSLPGAKIAADPGEDKFRALYPKVDWEIQLVHAEKIGLGSRDYKIIRV; encoded by the coding sequence ATGTCAAGCCCGGTATATTTTACCGACTTCCGCGTGGAAAAAAGAAAAAGCCTGCTGGATAAACTCCCAAAGCTCCTGGAGCCTTTTGATCTCCCAAAAAAGTTTCGCAAAGGCGCCCTTGTTGCCATAAAATTACATTTCGGGGAAAAAGGGAACATTGCTTTTTTACGCCCCCAGTGGGCGCAAAAAGTCGTTGAAACCTTACAAAAAAACGCGGTTAAACCCTTTCTTACCGACACCAATACCCTTTATAAAGGAAGCCGCTCTGATGCGGTAGTTCATCTTGAAACTGCCATCCGTCACGGGTTTGATTTCGCAGCGATAGGGGCCCCCATCGTCATTGCCGATGGCCTGCGGGGAAATTCATACGAAAAGCTCTCCTTAGACCTTCCTGTTTTGAAGGAATTTTATATTGCCAAGGAAATTTATCATGCCGATGGCCTCATCGCCTTAACCCATTTTAAAGGACACGAACTATCCGGTTTTGGCGGGGCTATTAAAAACCTTGGCATGGGATGCGCGGCAAGGAAAGGTAAACTCCAGCAGCACTCAACAATTGCTCCCAAAATAAACAAAAAACAGTGCATTGGTTGTGGCACCTGTCTTGAATTCTGCCCGGTGGAAGCGCCGGAATGGGTGGAAGGTGCTAAGAAAAAACGCATGCGCATTAACCCGGAAAAATGTATTGGCTGCGGTGAGTGTATTGCCGTGTGTCCTCAAGGGGCGATCAAAGTCCAGTGGAATGAACAAGGCGTATCCTTTATGAAGAAGATGGCGGAATACGCTTACGCTGCCCTTTACAACAAAAAAGAAAAAAGCATTTTCATCACTTTCGTTACAGACGTCTCACCGGCCTGTGACTGTTACCATTTTAACGATTATCCCATTGTCAGAAATATAGGGATACTGGCCTCAGAAGACCCGGTTGCCATTGACCAGGCAGCGGTGGATCTTGTAAATGCAGAACCCTCTCTTCCAGGGGCCAAAATAGCAGCAGATCCTGGGGAAGACAAATTTAGAGCTCTTTATCCCAAGGTTGATTGGGAAATTCAGCTTGTGCATGCTGAAAAAATAGGCCTTGGGAGCCGAGATTATAAAATCATCAGGGTATGA
- a CDS encoding FAD-dependent oxidoreductase produces MKDWDIIVLGGGPAGITAATTARRHYPDKKILLVRKLEKSLVPCGIPYMFGLLKDPTRNINPDGVLQSRGIELVIDEAVNIDCKERRLSLRSGKELSYKRLIWATGSEPFVPPIPGRELENVFVINKDFSYLLKILKALQDAKHVVVVGGGFIGVEFAEQIRIHHKLEVSVVEMLPYCLYSYFDEEFCFEAERELQQMGINLYTASKVAEFKGVDGKVREVHLADGKVLPADVVLISTGTIPEAKLAKEAGLAIKPDGSLDVDRTMRTSDPYIYACGDCTEKFSFFSGRPVPVRLASVAAMEARIAGANLYARRRINPGTIGVFSTKIGEKVFAAAGLIERVAEAEGFDVLVGDASAPNRHPSVLPGAKDMHVKLVFDGYTGVLLGGQIVGGESAAELVNLLSACLLHRMTAVEISAFQMGTHPLLTPSPAGYPLAVAAELAAVEKLKNIPGEEY; encoded by the coding sequence ATGAAAGACTGGGATATCATCGTCTTAGGAGGCGGACCTGCCGGCATTACCGCTGCCACTACGGCCAGACGCCACTATCCTGACAAAAAGATTCTTTTGGTGCGCAAGCTTGAAAAATCTTTAGTTCCCTGTGGGATTCCTTACATGTTTGGTCTTTTAAAAGACCCTACCCGGAACATAAATCCCGATGGGGTACTTCAAAGCAGAGGAATCGAATTGGTAATAGACGAGGCGGTAAACATTGATTGCAAAGAAAGAAGGCTTTCCTTGCGTTCAGGAAAAGAGCTTAGTTATAAGCGTCTTATCTGGGCTACTGGCTCGGAGCCCTTTGTTCCCCCTATTCCAGGGCGTGAGCTTGAAAACGTCTTCGTGATAAATAAAGACTTTTCCTATCTCCTCAAAATTCTCAAGGCTCTTCAGGATGCCAAACACGTGGTGGTAGTAGGTGGCGGTTTTATCGGTGTTGAATTTGCCGAGCAAATTCGTATCCATCATAAGCTCGAGGTCTCCGTGGTAGAGATGCTTCCCTATTGTCTTTATAGCTATTTCGACGAAGAATTCTGCTTTGAAGCCGAGCGAGAGCTTCAGCAGATGGGAATCAACCTTTATACCGCATCAAAAGTTGCGGAATTCAAGGGGGTAGATGGCAAAGTCCGGGAGGTTCATTTGGCCGATGGAAAGGTCTTGCCAGCGGATGTGGTCCTTATCTCAACAGGAACTATCCCAGAGGCTAAGCTGGCTAAAGAGGCCGGGCTTGCGATTAAGCCGGATGGTTCTTTAGATGTTGACCGTACTATGCGCACCTCTGATCCTTACATATATGCCTGTGGAGACTGCACGGAAAAGTTTTCTTTCTTTAGTGGAAGGCCTGTGCCTGTGCGCCTAGCCTCGGTAGCGGCTATGGAGGCCCGCATTGCAGGGGCCAATCTTTACGCCAGAAGACGAATCAATCCCGGAACAATCGGTGTCTTTTCTACCAAAATAGGCGAAAAGGTGTTTGCCGCGGCTGGTTTAATTGAGCGCGTGGCAGAAGCCGAAGGCTTTGATGTCTTGGTGGGAGATGCCTCTGCACCCAACAGGCATCCTTCGGTACTCCCTGGAGCCAAAGATATGCACGTGAAGCTTGTCTTTGACGGCTATACCGGAGTGCTTCTGGGTGGGCAGATAGTAGGTGGAGAAAGCGCAGCAGAGCTTGTTAATTTGCTAAGTGCTTGTCTGCTTCATCGTATGACCGCGGTGGAAATATCAGCTTTTCAGATGGGGACTCATCCCTTGCTTACACCTTCGCCAGCGGGATATCCCCTTGCGGTTGCTGCAGAACTTGCCGCGGTAGAAAAACTCAAAAATATTCCAGGTGAAGAATATTGA
- the mqnB gene encoding futalosine hydrolase yields MLLLVPTEIEAKVLKKFGLEPVIIGMGPVEAAIAAYDKLNTQIEGPVILAGIGGAYPGSDLKIGDIALASVEFFGDLGTCHPSGFRSFSANLPAKREVSLRHPILEKALALLEEEGFSPECGAFVTVCCATYDTERGEILAIRHQNALIENMEGFSVALVAQKLSQPLLEIRAVSNLIENPKAGWKVALALEKLGEALVCLKKKL; encoded by the coding sequence ATGCTTTTATTGGTCCCAACCGAGATAGAAGCAAAAGTCCTTAAAAAATTTGGCCTTGAGCCAGTAATAATCGGGATGGGGCCTGTTGAGGCTGCTATTGCCGCGTATGATAAACTTAATACCCAGATCGAAGGCCCAGTTATTCTTGCGGGTATTGGAGGGGCCTATCCTGGCTCAGATTTGAAGATCGGAGATATTGCTTTAGCAAGCGTAGAGTTTTTTGGAGACCTTGGCACTTGTCATCCATCAGGTTTTAGATCCTTTTCGGCCAACCTTCCCGCCAAGAGGGAAGTATCTCTTAGGCATCCCATTTTAGAGAAGGCCCTTGCTCTTCTTGAAGAAGAAGGCTTTTCTCCTGAATGTGGGGCTTTTGTTACGGTATGCTGCGCTACGTATGATACCGAACGCGGGGAGATTCTCGCTATAAGGCATCAAAATGCCCTTATCGAAAATATGGAAGGCTTCTCCGTAGCACTGGTGGCGCAAAAACTTTCCCAGCCCTTGCTAGAGATAAGAGCTGTTAGTAACTTGATTGAGAACCCCAAAGCAGGCTGGAAAGTAGCATTAGCGCTGGAGAAACTTGGAGAAGCCTTAGTATGTCTGAAAAAGAAGTTATAA
- the pstB gene encoding phosphate ABC transporter ATP-binding protein PstB, with translation MSIERPIFRTEDLCAYYGDFMAIKHVTVSIPEKKVTALMGPSGCGKTTFIRCLNRLHELTPGARYTGKIFLRDEDILEMDPILVRRKVGMVFQKPNPFPTMTIYDNVLAGYKLLGIRLKRDEADRIVEEALRRAALWEEVKDILHRRGTYLSGGQQQRLCIARALAVNPEVLLMDEPTSALDPKATLQIENLIVELKNTVTIIIVTHNMPQAGRVSDYSAFFYLGELVEFGPTAEMFTNPKDPRTEEYLTGKFS, from the coding sequence ATGTCCATTGAAAGGCCTATTTTCCGAACAGAAGACCTCTGTGCTTATTACGGCGATTTTATGGCAATAAAGCACGTGACCGTTTCCATCCCAGAAAAAAAAGTCACGGCTCTTATGGGCCCTTCTGGTTGCGGTAAAACCACTTTTATCAGATGTCTTAACAGGCTCCATGAGTTAACCCCAGGGGCACGCTATACGGGGAAAATATTTTTGCGCGATGAGGATATCCTTGAAATGGATCCTATTTTGGTGCGTCGCAAAGTTGGCATGGTTTTCCAAAAACCTAATCCTTTCCCTACCATGACCATCTATGACAACGTGCTTGCGGGTTATAAGCTGCTTGGTATCAGGCTAAAAAGGGATGAAGCAGACCGTATAGTTGAAGAAGCCTTGCGTAGGGCAGCACTTTGGGAGGAGGTAAAAGATATTTTGCACCGTCGGGGGACTTATCTTTCTGGTGGCCAGCAACAACGGCTTTGTATTGCCAGGGCCCTTGCGGTAAATCCTGAAGTTCTTTTGATGGATGAGCCTACCTCTGCCCTTGATCCTAAAGCTACCCTTCAGATAGAAAACCTTATTGTGGAGCTAAAAAATACCGTAACAATTATCATTGTGACCCATAATATGCCTCAGGCAGGGCGTGTGTCAGACTATTCAGCCTTTTTCTATCTTGGCGAGCTTGTAGAGTTTGGTCCTACTGCCGAAATGTTTACTAATCCCAAAGATCCGCGTACGGAAGAATATTTAACTGGAAAATTTAGTTAG
- a CDS encoding Mut7-C RNAse domain-containing protein, with protein sequence MKKLAGDKTVGRLIKWLRIFGLPCEMKEIKTASEIPEDTIFLTRARRLASSNTIILISDKIEDQLKELFERLPVLEQKVKPFTLCIRCNTLLENIPKEETLGLVPDYIYETHHSFKRCPVCGRIYWPGTHQQRMNQKLFDFLQKTRNKDFSFFTNWPKK encoded by the coding sequence ATGAAAAAGCTTGCCGGAGACAAAACCGTGGGTCGTTTAATCAAGTGGCTCCGTATTTTTGGGCTTCCCTGCGAAATGAAAGAAATTAAAACGGCCTCTGAGATACCAGAAGATACTATTTTTTTAACCAGGGCACGAAGACTTGCCTCATCAAATACAATCATACTCATAAGCGATAAAATAGAAGACCAGCTAAAAGAACTCTTTGAACGACTACCAGTACTAGAACAAAAAGTTAAGCCTTTTACCCTTTGCATCCGCTGTAACACTTTGCTTGAAAATATTCCCAAAGAAGAAACTCTTGGGCTTGTGCCAGACTATATCTACGAAACCCATCACAGTTTTAAACGCTGCCCTGTATGCGGGCGCATCTATTGGCCTGGCACCCACCAGCAACGTATGAATCAAAAATTATTTGATTTTTTGCAGAAAACTCGTAATAAAGACTTCTCTTTTTTTACTAATTGGCCGAAAAAATAA
- a CDS encoding fibronectin type III domain-containing protein, protein MTKGLRILIPLLLILLLGACGKKTPPKPPYAVRPEVPGNVSVKLTFWGAELSFDIPHKKIDGDPLDGIEGFEIIRYEKSITNPEDTSTRRYWISITREMFQKLTRYHFNDRDLKPGYRYFYVIRAVRGWRSVSDPARSSVFAWYFPPAKVNGLGAKGGDSCITLSWKPVTSLINGALAEGFSFEYRIYKRQKDEALARAIPRLVSTTTFKDTNVINGITYCYQVAAVLNYYESLIEGPKSGEVCVTPVDLTPPPPPEGLVALPFKDGVLLRWRLSGAPDLLGYKVYRQKEGEEPVLLTPHPVSTPKFFDKPPSPGIYHYWVTAVDSSPRRNESAPSNVDTVKYQLK, encoded by the coding sequence ATGACTAAAGGTTTAAGAATATTGATACCTCTGCTGCTGATTTTGCTTCTTGGCGCGTGTGGCAAAAAAACGCCTCCCAAGCCACCTTACGCGGTGCGTCCGGAAGTTCCTGGCAATGTCAGCGTAAAACTTACCTTTTGGGGAGCGGAACTTTCTTTTGATATCCCCCACAAAAAAATAGACGGTGACCCTTTAGATGGCATCGAAGGTTTTGAAATAATTCGCTACGAAAAAAGCATTACCAACCCTGAAGATACCTCAACCCGGAGATACTGGATAAGTATTACGCGAGAAATGTTTCAGAAACTTACCCGCTATCATTTTAACGACCGTGATCTTAAGCCTGGATATCGTTATTTTTATGTTATTCGGGCTGTTCGTGGCTGGCGCTCGGTAAGTGATCCCGCCCGTTCTTCTGTTTTTGCCTGGTACTTTCCCCCTGCCAAGGTAAATGGGCTTGGCGCCAAAGGTGGTGATTCCTGTATAACCCTTTCCTGGAAGCCAGTAACAAGCCTTATCAATGGCGCTTTGGCAGAAGGATTTTCTTTTGAGTATCGCATTTATAAGCGCCAAAAAGATGAAGCCTTGGCAAGGGCCATACCCCGGTTGGTGTCTACAACCACTTTCAAGGATACCAACGTGATTAATGGGATTACTTACTGCTATCAGGTGGCTGCGGTGCTCAATTATTATGAAAGTTTGATTGAAGGGCCCAAAAGTGGTGAAGTTTGTGTCACGCCTGTTGACCTAACCCCTCCTCCCCCTCCAGAAGGGCTTGTTGCCCTTCCTTTTAAAGATGGGGTTCTTCTTCGCTGGCGCTTAAGTGGGGCTCCTGACCTTTTGGGCTATAAAGTGTACCGGCAAAAAGAAGGGGAAGAACCTGTGCTTCTTACGCCTCACCCCGTTTCTACGCCCAAGTTTTTTGACAAACCACCAAGCCCTGGAATTTACCATTATTGGGTCACCGCGGTGGACTCATCACCACGCCGAAATGAAAGTGCCCCCTCAAACGTTGACACGGTGAAATACCAGCTAAAATGA